A genomic segment from Bombus huntii isolate Logan2020A chromosome 13, iyBomHunt1.1, whole genome shotgun sequence encodes:
- the LOC126872533 gene encoding uncharacterized protein LOC126872533 has protein sequence MASMSEILNAIAKEASLSSNNNVSTSEQSNFPSIPIIYSPYVVSSRGKSNARKEQQLKRGFSLRRSPSDDDIPTKDTIMKNLNVSVEEEERTAQYFHFLLNKETDRLTELCEKWMKIVIEAKITEIDRLEINRVIEQTYLLINKKFDRFRQLVTNCETGKGEMLVTCKDLQGFWDMMYMDIKNCDLQFEKLGDLCSQGRKEDVFVNRSVTKNTLNSIKAILIKRKRKMTPKIRNSGGKSKLESNLYQTLGDKYEKNISFGIKHKIKAIFSSFNEKKLSPVMCAKRLSLLQQVQLSETLSKQKPCSKIINLSEICKTPEVQLDDSVSYINSNQTPGKSILKRPKNSAKKGCLTKLTNKVNFADHIVLNEVPIDEETEVKLNLAAALSRIDNFDLDSSNEETAFRTERKLFFDDVRSDVHKDDIKENSENNKITSPRTQMAIAFQELNKSLGTLQESSTREQNFVDKNAIPNQTPPFNRNIFTPINENKDVETVNTPKQKDIPINDKKEISHSDENIRILRNRTIISMDTPIGKRSFSEMSMDIEELGHKENESPVEKKRRTSSFKINIDNSEKMNIDETNNDKERSIKNVKFSGKEHSAESVQRCKIHFNKYIPIEDSISLEMQKKTPERIRGSGNKIS, from the exons atGGCTAGTATGAGCGAAATACTTAATGCTATTGCTAAAGAAGCAAGTTTGTCTTCAAATAATAATGTATCTACGTCAGAACAGTCAAATTTTCCATCTATACCGATTATATATTCTCCTTATGTAGTTTCCAGTCGTGGAAAATCCAATGCTAGAAAAGAACAGCAGCTAAAACGGGGTTTTAGTCTTCGTCGTTCACCAAGCGATGATGATATTCCTACCAAAGACACTatcatgaaaaatttaaatgtttcagttgaagaagaagaacgtaCCGcacaatattttcattttcttttgaaTAAAGAGACGGATAGATTAACCGAATTATGTGAAAAGTGGATGAAAATTGTGATAGAAGCTAAAATTACAGAAATTGATCGACTGGAAATAAATCGAGTTATTGAACAGAcatatttgttaataaataaaaagtttgaTAGATTTCGTCAATTGGTTACTAATTGCGAAACAGGGAAAGGAGAAATGTTAGTTACATGTAAAGATTTGCAAGGATTTTGGGATATGATGTACATGGATATAAAAAACTGTGATttacaatttgaaaaattggGGGATCTTTGTTCACAGGGCAGGAAAGAAGACGTGTTTGTTAACAGATCAGTTACTAAAAACACATTAAATTCTATTAAAGCTatcttaataaaaagaaaacggaAGATGACACCAAAAATTAGAAACAGTGGTGGTAAAAGTAAACTTGAATCTAATTTATATCAAACGTTGGGtgataaatatgaaaagaataTAAGTTTTGGGATAAAACACAAAATAAAGGCTATATTTAGtagttttaatgaaaaaaaactttcaCCTGTAATGTGCGCTAAAAGATTAAGTTTACTGCAACAAGTACAATTATCTGAAACATTGTCGAAACAAAAGCCTTGctcaaaaataataaatctgaGTGAAATATGTAAAACACCAGAAGTTCAGTTAGATGATTCAGTATCTTATATTAATTCTAATCAAACACCAGGAAAGAGCATATTAAAACGGCCAAAGAATTCAGCCAAAAAGGGATGTCTCAcgaaattaacaaataaagtTAACTTTGCTGATCATATAGTTTTAAATGAAGTACCAATTGACGAAGAAACAGaggtaaaattaaatttagcTGCAGCATTGTCAAGAATAGATAATTTTGATCTTGATAGCTCTAATGAAGAAACAGCTTTTAGAACAGAAAGAAAACTTTTTTTTGATGACGTTAGATCTGATGTACATAAAGATGATATCAAAGAAAattcagaaaataataaaataacgtcTCCACGAACACAAATGGCAATAGCATTCCAAGAATTGAATAAAAGTCTGGGTACACTACAAGAAAGTAGCACGAGGGAACAAAATTTTGTAGATAAAAATGCGATACCAAATCAAACTCCACCATtcaatagaaatattttcacaccaattaatgaaaataaagatgTTGAAACTGTAAATACACCAAAACAGAAAGATATTCCTATAAATGACAAAAAAGAAATCAGCCATAGTGatgaaaatataagaattttaagaaataGAACTATTATTTCAATGGATACACCTATAGGTAAGAGATCTTTTAGCGAAATGTCTATGGATATAGAAGAACTGGGACATAAAGAAAATGAATCACCTgtagagaagaaaagaagaacaagTTCTTTTAAAATTAACATTGATAATAGTGAAAAAATGAATATAGATGAAACTAATAACGACAAGGAAAGATCTATTAAAAACGTCAAATTTTCTG GAAAAGAACATAGTGCAGAAAGCGTTCAGAGGTGTAAAATACATTTCAACAAATACATTCCAATAGAAGATTCTATTTCTTTGGAAATGcaaaagaaaa CTCCAGAACGTATTAGGGGATCTGGAAACAAAATATCATAG